TGATAATGCTGTAAATTCCTTTTTAAACACAATAAGAATAAGGCCTGAGGACTCAAATGCTCTAAATATGATTGGAGTAGCTTTTTTTAAAAAAGGAAATATAAAATCATCAATTAGTTATTATTCAAAGGCAATAGAATTAAATCCCCAGAACGACAAAATCTATAGCAACCTTGCAATTGCATATTCAAAGTCAGGTAATCTTGAAGCTGCTTTATCAACTTACTTAAAGGCCTTAAAAATAGATTCAAATAGTTTTTCTACACTTTTTAATTTAGGAAAAATTTATCAACAAAAAGGTGATTTAGAAAAAGCTTTGGAAACTTTCGAAACAATATTAAAGCTCAAAAATGTTAATTCCCTTGATTTGGTGTTCAATGAAATTGGAATTACCCTACAAAAAAAAGAAGATTTTGATTCAGCTATTAAATCTTACTTAAAAGCAATTAAGCTCAATAAAAATTTAATCCAGGCATACAATAATTTGGGTTATGCTCAATTTGAAATTGAGGATTTTGATTCCGCTACCTCCAGTTTTTTAAAGGCAATAAAACTCAATCCCAAAAATGCAATAGCTAGAAAAAATTTAAGTAAAATCTTTTTACTCAACGGAAATTACAAAGAAGGATTTAAAAATTATGAATACAGGTATAAGCATTCAAACATAAGGATCCTTCCACACGCATCTCCTAACATTCCTATTTGGAGTGGGAAGGATTCAGAAAGGCCTGATAAGTTATTAATTGTTTCAGAACAAGGTTTAGGAGATACCCTTCAGTTCATGAGATTTTTACCTTTATTAAGAAAAAAAGATAAAAAGGTTTATTTTTGTGCTCAAGAAAAGCTTCACGGTTTAATCAGAAATTCAAAAATAGACTTGGATCCATTATCGCCAAATAAAGCAAATAAATTTTCAGAAGGTAAATGGATTCCTTTATTATCACTTCCAAAAATACTTAATTTTCGTCCAAACAATCAACTTATAAAAGCTCCATATATCTATTCTGATGATTATTTAATTAATAAATGGAAATTATTATTTTCTAAATATGAAGAAAAAATAATTGGCATTCATTGGCAAGGGAACCCAGAAACTGAGCAAGGAATTCATAAAGGAAGATCTTTATTACTTAACGAATTTTCAACACTAGCTGAAAATAGTAAATGCAAATTTTTATCATTGCAAAAAGGTTATGGAGAGGAACAATTAAAAGATTGCTTATTTAAGGATAAATTTGTTGATTTTCAAAAAGAGGTCAATGAGATCTGGGATTTTGTTGAAACATCATCAATAATTGAAAATTGTGATTTAATTATTACTTCAGACTCTGCAGTTGCTCACTTAGCTGCTGGCATGGGAAAAAAAACATGGCTACTACTTCAGAAAATCCCTGATTGGAGGTGGGGTTTAAAAGGAAGCGATACCTTCTGGTACGAAAACATGGAAATATTTCGCCAAGTTGAAAGAAATAATTGGCGGGAAGTAATGATAAGGGTTTCAATAAGACTAAATAATTTTTTAAATAATTAAATATGAAAAATTACTCTATTAAAAAAAAAATTATTAATGCCCCAATCTCAATTGGAGAGCTCGTAGACAAAATTACCATCCTTGAAATAAAAAAAAATAAATTACAAAACTCTAAATTGGAAAATGTATTGAAAGAACTTTCTTTTTTGAGAAAATTGATGGAAAAACATCAAATAGAAATAACTGAAGATTTATTTGCCCAGCTTAAAGAAATAAACCTAACATTATGGAACATTGAGGACCAAATAAGAATAAAAGAGAAAAACAAAGAATTCGACAATATTTTTATTGAATTAGCCAGATCTGTTTATTTTAAAAATGATAAACGTGCAGAAATAAAAAAAAGAATAAATCGATTATCTAATTCAGAAATTACTGAAGAAAAGTCATATGCAGAGTACTAAATCCTGAAACCTATATGGTTTGCAATCTTAAAACAAATTTAATAAATCGCTTGGTAAATTAGGAAATTTTTTAATTTCTTCTTTAATAAAATTCTTCATTAATATTTTTTCTTCATCACAAATCTCCATTGCTTTTCCGTAAATAAATTTTTCTTTATTTGGTTTTGTTGGTTGCTGGAACATATTGATCTTAAGTTTATGGCATATATATTCAATGGTTTTTTCAAAGTTATTTTTCAATTCCGAATAATTTACTAAAACTATATTCGATGAATTTCTTGCTGCGTTTTTCGCATCAATTATGTGTGATGCCCATCTCTCAAAATAATTCGTATAATTTTCTATTTGATATCTTTGCGACTGTCCTTTTGGATTAGTTTTAATAAGTTCTAAAGGTGAACTTAACTTAGGGCCTTCCAACCAATTCCATCTATGCAAAAACTTCCAATAAGAAATAAAAACCTCGTCAGGATTCCTATAAATGTATATAACCCTTAATAAATTCTTTTTATGGTCTAAAAGACTTAATGGGAAATGGGACTTAATAATACTGTTAACACAGTGAGCACTATATTCATTTTTACTAATATCCTGTAGAGAAAACAGAAATTTATTCATACTTTCCTTTGAAAAAAAATTAACAACAGAACCCAAAGGCATATAGTCAAAGTTTAAGAATGGATTAACGGTGTATTCAGTACATTCTGAAATTGAGTTCATCATGAAATGAGTCCCGCTTCTTTCATGAGAACATACCATTAATGGGATCTTTACTTTCTCAGAACAAGATAATACAAAGCTTGGACCATTGATCTTGTAATTTACCATTTCAAAAAAAATTCTTTTGCTATAAAAGCAATATTTTGACTATATATTCATCATATTTAAACTATTTCATTCCAACTTTAGGCGGAGCTCACAGGAAGTACTTTGATGTATTTAGTGCCTATTCTTAAAGGGAGGGAAATACTTATATATTGTTGATTAGAAGTAGCTATATTTTTTTCCCTTGCAATTGTTTAGCGATTAAATAATAAAATGCTTATTTAACCTATTTGGCCTTTTTATTTTTTAATATATACAATATTGATTTCTAATATTAATGATTAAGTTTAAAGATAACTTTTCAAGCGAAAGTTTTTACCCAGATAGTAATTATTATCTTGACCAAGATAATACTCCTAAAGAGGACTTAATTTCAGAAGATCAAAAATCCAATATGGGTAAAATTTTTGAATGGCCAAATACCTATTGGTTCATTGCTGAAAGAACAAATGGGAGGCTTGCAATGATAGGTTTCATGGCTGTCATCATTAACTACACCTTATTTGGTTGGATAGCTTATCCAATCCTTTAAATGAGTAATTCTAATTTTGACAAAAATGGTGTAGATAAGTCTGGAACACATTGGCTTCAATATGCTGCTTTTGTTGTAACAGCATTTGCTATTTTTTTTGGCTGGGCATTTTTCAATGATGCCAATTTCCATCAATTCTCTGTAAAAATATTCAAGTTCTGGAATTGTAATGGATATAACCCATTAAGTTATTGCATGATGCGTTGGAAAGTAAACTTTTATCCTTAAAAAAGTAGTGGCTACTAGGTCTTATTGTTTGGTTAATTCAAATAGATAAAGGTTAAAAAAGTTTATCTAAAATACAAATCACAAAGATCAATTTTTAAATATATGTTTATTGATTCTGGGAAGGTTACTTTTAGATGGGGCAAAGAACCACCTTTGATAACAACAAAAAAGAATTAAAGAAAGATGCAGCTAGAGAAGAATAGAAAAATTTAATTGCTCAGGCTTGGAGAAGAACTGAGGAAGATTGGAACAAAAAAAAGCAAGGGCTGCTAATCTCTTAATCGGTGGTCAAATAATACTCAATTACTAACTAATGGCGGCGCAAGTATTAAATGTTTCATACTATTTAAGTTATTTCTGCCGAAGTCGAAGAGTATAAATCTTGCATTTTTGCAACCCAATTTACTTTAAATTCCCAATTATTTTTATTGGTTTTTGATTAGTCATATGTTTTTGAGGAGTTTTCGAGTAATTCATTTAATTCCAGGATTTCTTCTTTACTAAGTTCTCTATATTCTCCTGTTGGAACATCTAACTTAATATTCATAATTCTTACACGCTTTAATGATCGTACTCTATACCCTAAAGCCTCACACATTCTTCTAATCTGGCGGTTAAGTCCCTGTGTGAGTATTATTTTAAAATTTCTTGGACCCAATTGTTTTACGAAACAACTTTTAGTTATTGTGTCTAATATTTCAACTCCATTACTCATGCTTTTAATAAAGTCGTTATTAATAGGACGATTAACTTTTACAATATATTCTTTTTCATGATTATTTCTTGCTCTCAGTATTTTATTTACGATATCTCCATCATTAGTTAAAAAAATCAATCCCTCACTGAGCTTATCTAATCTTCCGATGGGGAAAATTCTTTTAGGATATTTAATGAAATCTATGACATTATTGGGTTCTACTTTTCTATCTGTTGTGCAAACAATTCCTACAGGTTTATTAAAAGCTAAGTATATATTTTTTTGTCTCTTTGATTTTTCTATTCTTTGACCTTTAACTTCGACTTGATCACTTTCTTCTACCTTGGTTCCAATTTCTGGAATTTTACCATTAATGGTTACCTTTCCCTCTAGGATTAATCTATCTGCTTCTCTTCTAGAACAATAACCGACTTCACTTAAATATTTATTTATTCTGGTAGACATTTTGGATGTTTCATTTTTATCTGCACTAAATAAAATAATTTACTAATCTCCTCATATTTTAGATCGGCTGTCAATTTTAGTTAATATTCTCATTATTGAATTTCAAATTATTTTCATCAAAAATTTCTACCGCACAGATTTAACTCTCTTTTTAATTCCAATTTTTTTCAATTTTCCTCCATCCTTTAGAAAGTAATCTTTCATAAATTTCTCTAGCTAAATCTATTTCAACAGAAACTGTATTTGTCATTACTGGTGGTATATTTCCTAATCCCCCCACTATTTTTCCAGTATCTATAAACATATACTCAAAAACTCCATCAATACTCTTATCGTTTTTCATAAATCTTTTAACTTCTGACCTATTTGAATTAATCAACCAATAAGATTTAGCCATTAATCTAACCTTGGGATAAGTAAGCGTTCCATTTAAAACAAACTCATTTGAACAGTATCTTTTTTCTTTAGAACATCTACTAGCCACCCATCAGGGGACCAACTCATCATGATTGCAAATAATCCTTTTAATTCATCTGCATCTTTAACTTGCTCTGTCCATTGTTCCTCATATCCATTAGGAACGATAACAGGCATGCGGTGATGTATAGGTTTAATTAAATCATTTGGATCAGTAGTTAAAACGCAGCAACTCTCAAGTTCTGCTCCATCTGGTGAGGTCCACTTACTCCAAATTCCTCCCAACCAAAAAGTCTCATAATTCGCTTTTCGAACGCGATATTTTTTTTCAAAAAAACCGCTCGCAGGTATTAGGCACCTTTTATGTTTCCAACTTCCACTAAATAATTTTTTTTCTTCTACAGTTTCTGATCTTGCATTAAATGGCCTTGGTCTGCCCTTATCAAATGGGTCTCTCGCCCAAGGAGAAATAAAGCCCCAAGTCATAAAAGTAGTTTTAATTCTTCCTTCGTTTTTAATTACAAGAACAGGATCATTAGGTCTTATTAGATTTTGAGTCTCATATTTAGAATCAAGTCCACTTGGATAGTCTTGTTTCATAACCGTTGGCAAATTCTCAAATTTAGTTTTAAGCTCAAATCTTCCGCACATTGATTTTTAAAATATTTTTAAAACTCACTTAAAAAAAACAGCAAATTTACCTTATTTTAGATCTACTTTCAGTTTTCTCAAATAAAAAACAATTTTTTGATCGTAGAAAGTTTTTTATCTAAATAATTAAAAGAAAATATAGATATTGAAAAGCTTCCTCGAATTTAATTTGAATGTTTCACACTTGAATTATGACAGATCCTATTCTTTATTTATCTATGTTATTGGGACTTGGAGGAGTTTATGTATTAATCACTTCCTTCCATGATGATGACGATGGTGATGATGATGGAGAAAAATATATTTATAATCTCGAATACACTAATTTAGTAAAATAGTTTATGTGTTTATAAAGTCACATTATCTACAAAAAGTTAATTTCAAAAACAGGCTCTATTGAAAATTGTTTTATAGAAGTGACAGAAATATTATGCCTCCTCTACTTAATTCAATAAAACATTATATTCATTTTTAAATTTAGTTGTTGGTCCTCTTTCCGTATATGCTTGTGCCTTAAACCGTACATTTTTATAAGTCGGTTGATGAGCATGCCTAGTTAGAACTTAGTAGTAACAGAAATAAATTAAATGCCTTCAACACCGATCAAATCTTGTAATAAATATGTGTTGAGTTACAAAGATTCATCAAATAAGACACATGAAGTTGGCTTCTACGCACTCGATGCATACGATTGCCTAATGCTTGCGAGAGAATTCAACTCTTACGTACATGAGAATCCAGGATCTGTAATCAGAATCCAACAAAAATTTTGAGGGAATTAATTATGAATTTAAAAAGATCACCATTCGCAATTGAAGATAAAAATGCAAGAGATCTTGATAATGCAAAAGATTATCCAACAATTGCAGATTTAATTAGAGAACAGAAAGTTCCACAAGATGACAGAAATACAGTTCACCATCGTAGAGATTTAGACTCACTCGGTTAGTTACGAGAATGTCTATTTACTAATTTATAAAAATTAACGATCATGATAAATGGCATTTGCGATTCATTCACAAGATAATGTTTTCTTCATCAAGTTTTTTTTAGCTCTATAGGCATATATGCATTATCTCTCTTTATTGCATTAATAGCATATCTATACTTTTCAGATTCATCTAACAGGATTTTTATTAAATTGTATTGACTTTCAATTTCTTCAGAAGAAAATTTTCCCATAAAAAATTTCTACTACGCTTTTATTTTAGATCAACAGTCAAACATTCAAAAGATTAACTATTAGCTAGACACTGCTGCGATTTCTTTATGGACGGAAAGAAATTCTTTATCCGTTAGAACTGGTGTAACTTCAATTTCTACGCCAAAATTATCGACCCAGATACTACTCCATTTCCAAATGTTCTGATGGTTTGAAGATTCAACTATTGCCCAACCATTAGCTCCCTCAGGATTTACTACTCGATTAAGAACTTTAAACCCATCAAATTCATCACCTTCGCACCCTCCTTCAACAAAACCTGCAAAAGCTTCAGCCCCTTGCATATGACTTTCTTGATCTGGAAATTGCCAATGTACGATGTAAGTTTGCATAAATAACATTATTTTTTTAATTATTAATTATCGAATTTAAAAATTAAATAAAAAGTCTTTAAACACTAATTTTAAAGGACTTAAGCCTAGAAGGGAAAAATAGCAAAAAAAAAGGACTCTTACGAGCCTAGGTGATGGGGACTCCTATAATGACAAATTAAACAGACACAAACAACCCCATCAATAGGTAATTTTAAATACTTACAAACACCATATGTAGTGCTAAGATTTTAAAAAGGTTGGGTGATGGGGATTATCCTGCTTTTTGATTGGGGCGAAGCTAACGCCCTTTTTTTATGGAAAAATTTACTTTAATCAATAAATCAAGATCGAGGATTAAAGTATTTGAACCTTTTTAAGATAGTTCTAAGAACTCTTCTATGATTAATGCAATTTTAATCTCTTATGATTGTGTTTATAAGCGATCAAGTAAGCCAGTTATGAAAGGCTCTAGGGTAGAATCTATCGAAGAAGCGATAAACTAATAAAAAAGCTATTAGAGTAAGGGTGGAAAAACATATAGATTCAATAGTTTTTAAAAAAATGGTGAATAGGTACTTTACCTAAAATTTGACATTATTAAAAATTAATTACTAGATAGGCTTCAGAATGAAAGATTGAACATAAAAAAAGATATTTATTCAAATATTAAAGATTCAGATGCTTTGCAAAGTTTTTTTGAATGTATAACTTCTTGTAGCATCAATAGTGAGGGAGTAGATTGCAGAACAGCATGTTATTTAAAACATTTAGAACCAAACAATATCAATTACCCTTTAAAATTTTCATAAGCAAAGCTTATTTATAATTGTTAAATTTCATTGATGTTATTTCCACCTCCTCAAGTTATTTTTGGTCTATTGCTTTTATCTATAGCAGTAGTTCTCATCTGGGATATTAGATACAATCCTTTTGGAGAAGACGAAGACGGGATTTAACCTTCAACTAGGAAGCTGATTTGTAGGTGGTGCGTGAAATTGTCGTTTCTTTCTTTTGAGTCTTTTGTAAGCGACTAAAGAGCCTAATAATAACAATGTAATAGCTATTGAGTTAATCATATAAAGTAGTTTTATACATATAAAAACAAATATGTTCTAAATATCAATGATGAAAGTTATTTTTTCAAAAAGAAACTAATCATAGACTCATTTTTAATATTTAGCTTTGACATTAGGTACCCAAAACAACCAAGAGAAAATGCTTATCTAACCAAAAGTAATTTCTATGCAATGAGAATAAATCACTTTTTCTTATTTCTCATTTGATATTGCAGAACAGCTTTTAGGTGTTGTACTTCTTTTTCTAAAGTCTCAATTCTTTTTTCTAATTCTTCATTAGTTGCCATATTTTCATGAGATAAATTCTTTGATATTTATACCATTAAAAAAGTGACTCGTTATTCATGGCAAACGTCAAATAAGTATTAGAGCCTATTGATTGGAATAATTTCTGTAGATAAATTATGCAGAGTATAAATTTAGGGGTAATTTATGAGCGGAGATTATGAGACACTAGAAATCAATCAACCTAAAATTAGATATTTTCAGAAAAAATCCGAAAATAATACAGAATGGTTAGATGAATTAATCAACCAAATTGAAGATATGAAAAATAATATATCCAAATCTGCTTAATGACAGAAAAAGAATTGAAGGAATTTGAAAAATTTGTAAAAGAAAATGGATACAATGAAGAGCTAAAAGATATATATTTAAGGGAAGTTATAGGCAGAAATAAAGTATACGAATGAGATCAAATTTTCTACCAAACATTCGACTAGCTACAAACATTCTTGTAGTTATTGATACTTTTGCTATTGCTTTAAAGATTGCTCCAATCGCAGAGGTATATCAGAAAAAAAATCTATGTATTAAATATTTGAAAAATCAAATAGCTAAAGACGAACTTATAAAAAGACTAAAAATAATTAAACAAGCAAATTTATCTAGTATTTGTGATTCTATCCTCAAAAGTTAAGAATGAAGATCAAGTCATTTACACCTTTAATTGCAGTCTTTGGTACTTCATTTCTGATAACCATTACATTGCTTAAAAGTTTCCAAATTTTTATGGGAATATCAATTTGTCTTTTAGCGATGCTCAAGCTTATGGATATTGAAGCTTTTGGAACAAGTTATAAGAAATATGATTTAATATCTTCTAAATTTGATAGCTGGATATATATTTATCCTTTTTGCGAATTATTAATTGGAATAAGTTTTCTTAATTCTTCTCCACCCTCTTTAATTGTTTTTATTGCCCTAATTTTAGGAATTTCTGGAATGATTTCAGTATTTAAGGCTGTTTATTTGGATAAATTAAAATTAAATTGTGCATGTATCGGTGGATATGCAAAAACTCCTTTGGGAATTATTAGTTTTATTGAAAATCTTTTAATGGCAATTATGAGTGTCTTAATTTTGATTAAATAGCGATTTAAGAAATTTTCATTTATGGTTAATTTAAATATTAAATTTAATCGTCGTAATTAGTATGACACTTAATAAAATATTGATTAAAAGGGGATTTTTAAATTATCTAATTTTTTCTGGAATTCTTTTTGCAAATACTATTAACGTTCATAGGATTAGTGCAAAAACTCAAGAAAATAAAGATATCCCAAAAGTTGTTTCTTACAGATCATCATCATGTGGTTGTTGCAAAAAATGGATCAATCATTTAAGAGATAATGGATTAGAAGTTGTTGATAATATAGTTGAAGATATCTCAGTAATAAAAAACCAATATCAAATTCCCAATAATTTGAGGTCATGTCACTCAGCTCAAATAGCTAACTATACTATTGAAGGACATGTCCCGATTGAATCAATCAACAAACTTTTTAGAGAAAAACCAAATATCAATGGGATAGCTGTACGTGGCATGCCACTTGGCTCTCCAGGCATGGAAATGCATTCTCACGAATCTCACTCTCATGATTATGAGAACTACAAAGTGGTTTCATTTAATAAAACTGGCAAAACAAAAATATTTGATGAAATCTCTCCTTAAAACAAATACTTAATTTGAAATAATGCATATTTTTCTTAGAAATTTTAAATTTTTTATTTTTTTATTTTCCTTATCTCTTAATTTCAATAGTTATTTGCATGCACATTTGAGGGGTACATTTCTTTCTGAAGAGGACGCCGAAAATAGATCTTTAGAACTTGGTTGCGAAGGAATACATAAGAACCAAGATAAATGGATGCCATGCAAAAACGAAAAAGAATTACATATTTATTTGAGAAAATAAATGGGGAAATTAAAAACCGATAAAAGAAAAATTCACAGAAAAATAACGGCACTTTCAGCAATCCCTTTATTAATTACTATTTTATCTGGGACTATTTATAGTATCCTGCAGCCATTAGGAGTAGATGCTTTTTGGTTAATCAAATGGCATACAGGCAATTTTGGCATTATTAATTTGCAACCTTTCTACTCGATATTTCTTGGTGTGGCATCAATAATCTCTATAATATCTGGCCTAGGACTATTACAAAAAAGTACTTAGATAGATTCTAAGTAAGGCCAAAAATCTAATTAATTAATACTATTTGCTCCGCCACTTACTAAGAAAATTATCGCTCCTAGCGCCATTGTTGCCACACCCATATAAGGGTATTTCTTAATCCTTGATTTGGTAATAGGAAGCCATGAAATGTATCTATCAGATTTATTTAATTCAACTTTTTTTTGTCTAGGTGGCAATCCTAATTCCTCTCTTCTTTTAGCTTCGCCCATAATCTTAAATTTATTTATATCTCAATATTAAAAATTATGTTCTGCACCTGCGAGTTAATTTTATTTAAAAAATAGGCCTTTTAATAAGGATAAATTATTTAAGTTTATTTAGCCTTCTTTAAATATAGATTCTTTGTATTTGCCTGATCTGATGTAAATAACAAAATTAATATAGTTCCAACTAGAAATGAAAAAATCATTGTTAAACCAACAACTTCAACCATCTCACTAGGCAGATAATTTAGAAACATAATGAATAGATCTCTTATTTTAAACTTAGCAATTGTATTTTTTATGTAAAGTAAGTATTGTTTCTTAAATTTCGAAATGAGCTGATTGAAACTTGATACTCTTTACTTATCTCTATGTTCAGGATAAATCTTTTCTGAGTCGATAAAAATTTTCTTACTTAGCTATACCTATTTTCTTAAGCAATTTCAGGTAAGGCAAGGCCCAATTACCAAAGGTAAAAGAAATTGTTGTATTTTTTGTATTTGGTAATAATGTTTTAGAACGAATAGAGGCTAATTTAGAGAATTTCTTAATAGTCTCTGCTTCTAGATTATCCATATACAATTTTTTTTGAACACCTCGATCTTTCTTCTGTGGCAAATAATTTTCTATAAACCATAAGACCTGATCTAACTTTGATTTATTGGTTGAGTTATTAAATTTGTTATATTTCTTTTTAAACATCTTTATTTACCTTTTTATTCCTAAATTAAATTTGCCATTTATATATTTTTAAATCAATAGTAAAAGCATCAAAATAATTTTCTTTTAATAATCGAGAATTGGCAAAAGAAATATATTTTATTTCTTGATTAAAAAAAGAGGAATTAATCCCTCTTTTTTTAATCAGTTCCAAATAAGAATTTAAATTTTTTAGTCTTTCAATTTCATTCCTTTTTGTGTTTACCTGATTCTTTCTTCAAAGACGGATCTTCTGTATGGAATTACTTCTCCATTTTTATTTGCCAAAAGTTGGACTTTGTGAAGCCTATTGGCTCTTTTGATTTTTTCTCTTATTTGTAAGAGGTTATTCATGGTCTTGTGCAGTTAATGAGAATCCTGTTCCCTATTCCCATGACTTGTGTCCAGAATTATAAACTTGGATGAAGGGAAATGAACAATAACACCTCCTAAAAAATAACGCGAGAGTAATTTTTACTAATTATTTTCTCAAAAATAAAGAATATATAAATTGAAAAAAAATATTTTAATTTTAAGTACATTATTAGGATAAGAAAATAGTCTGAGAACCATCATTTTTATTCTGAATAACTATTTTTTTATTTGGGAATATATCTGATAATATTTTCTTCAAATTTGAATTATCTGAAGAAATTTCATTTTCCATATTTTTTGAATTAATTTTCCAATTTTCATCTACGAATAGTTCTTTATCATCACTTTTGTTTATCTCAACTGATGTCTTATTTATAATCTTAAGCAACAATTCGGAATCATAATCTTTAAATTCTTCATTGCTCTCTTTGAAATTCTCAATCATTATTTAAAAATCTAATGTTTCTAAATCTTGCATGAGAAATTTCAAGAATACAAGGTATTAATTACCTAAAAATTTCTTTTAAAATAAAAAATTTGGATGAAATTAAAATATTTTTCTTTAAAGAATTTAATTTCAAAATAGTTAAAGAATGATATTTAAAAAGATTAATTAACCATTTACACCATTTATTTACTTGTTAATTTGCAAATAAGAGATTCAGGAAAAATGGCAAGAATAATTAACAAAAGAATTAGACTTTTTAGATGGTTAAACTCAGGCATGATACTACCATTTATCTTTATGGCTGCATCCTCATCTATTATTCTTTATGGTGTTTTATTTATCCTAATAAAATAGATTTCTAATTTAAGCAGCTAAGTTTTCCTCTGATTCAGACTTAATCATTGCAGCTTTTTTTAATAAACTAACTACTTCTTTTCTTCCAACCGCATTATCAGCTTGGTGCATTATTTCAGCATATTTTTTATTTATGTTTTTCATAAATAGTTTTAATTTTAATCCAAAATTACAGCACAATAAGATGGTGTCAATCGTAAATAAGTCTCATATATTATTTATTTGATTTTTTTTGCAGAATAAAAATTTCTGATTTATTGTCCTTAAAGTTTTTTTAATTGATGATCCAAAAGATTCATAAATATCAAAATTAAGAACCATCATAATTAAGCAATATTAAAAGATTTGAAAACATAAAATAAACCTCCAATTAAGATCAATATTGCAGCTCCATAAAAAAGAAAAGGAATAATTGGATATTTATATAATGTAGACCTAACTTTTTGTTGTATGTCTTTTTTATCAAGTTGAGGCAACTTTATATCTTCAGTTTTTTCTCTAGGCGGAATACCTAA
Above is a window of Prochlorococcus marinus XMU1406 DNA encoding:
- the rluF gene encoding 23S rRNA pseudouridine(2604) synthase RluF, translated to MSTRINKYLSEVGYCSRREADRLILEGKVTINGKIPEIGTKVEESDQVEVKGQRIEKSKRQKNIYLAFNKPVGIVCTTDRKVEPNNVIDFIKYPKRIFPIGRLDKLSEGLIFLTNDGDIVNKILRARNNHEKEYIVKVNRPINNDFIKSMSNGVEILDTITKSCFVKQLGPRNFKIILTQGLNRQIRRMCEALGYRVRSLKRVRIMNIKLDVPTGEYRELSKEEILELNELLENSSKTYD
- a CDS encoding sulfotransferase domain-containing protein, which codes for MVNYKINGPSFVLSCSEKVKIPLMVCSHERSGTHFMMNSISECTEYTVNPFLNFDYMPLGSVVNFFSKESMNKFLFSLQDISKNEYSAHCVNSIIKSHFPLSLLDHKKNLLRVIYIYRNPDEVFISYWKFLHRWNWLEGPKLSSPLELIKTNPKGQSQRYQIENYTNYFERWASHIIDAKNAARNSSNIVLVNYSELKNNFEKTIEYICHKLKINMFQQPTKPNKEKFIYGKAMEICDEEKILMKNFIKEEIKKFPNLPSDLLNLF
- a CDS encoding SOS response-associated peptidase, with the protein product MCGRFELKTKFENLPTVMKQDYPSGLDSKYETQNLIRPNDPVLVIKNEGRIKTTFMTWGFISPWARDPFDKGRPRPFNARSETVEEKKLFSGSWKHKRCLIPASGFFEKKYRVRKANYETFWLGGIWSKWTSPDGAELESCCVLTTDPNDLIKPIHHRMPVIVPNGYEEQWTEQVKDADELKGLFAIMMSWSPDGWLVDVLKKKDTVQMSLF
- a CDS encoding chorismate-binding protein; amino-acid sequence: MGKFSSEEIESQYNLIKILLDESEKYRYAINAIKRDNAYMPIELKKT
- a CDS encoding DUF1651 domain-containing protein, with the protein product MAKSYWLINSNRSEVKRFMKNDKSIDGVFEYMFIDTGKIVGGLGNIPPVMTNTVSVEIDLAREIYERLLSKGWRKIEKNWN
- a CDS encoding high light inducible protein — protein: MIKFKDNFSSESFYPDSNYYLDQDNTPKEDLISEDQKSNMGKIFEWPNTYWFIAERTNGRLAMIGFMAVIINYTLFGWIAYPIL
- a CDS encoding DUF6165 family protein, with the translated sequence MKNYSIKKKIINAPISIGELVDKITILEIKKNKLQNSKLENVLKELSFLRKLMEKHQIEITEDLFAQLKEINLTLWNIEDQIRIKEKNKEFDNIFIELARSVYFKNDKRAEIKKRINRLSNSEITEEKSYAEY
- a CDS encoding DUF3303 domain-containing protein, translating into MQTYIVHWQFPDQESHMQGAEAFAGFVEGGCEGDEFDGFKVLNRVVNPEGANGWAIVESSNHQNIWKWSSIWVDNFGVEIEVTPVLTDKEFLSVHKEIAAVSS
- a CDS encoding tetratricopeptide repeat protein, with the protein product MEEKSKKETLAFKALKKGNYLEAENLLREIVSSGTNNYSVYGSLAVLSGKKGNIEKMLEYLTHSTKLNPKYAEGHFNLGIIYLKKGDFDNAVNSFLNTIRIRPEDSNALNMIGVAFFKKGNIKSSISYYSKAIELNPQNDKIYSNLAIAYSKSGNLEAALSTYLKALKIDSNSFSTLFNLGKIYQQKGDLEKALETFETILKLKNVNSLDLVFNEIGITLQKKEDFDSAIKSYLKAIKLNKNLIQAYNNLGYAQFEIEDFDSATSSFLKAIKLNPKNAIARKNLSKIFLLNGNYKEGFKNYEYRYKHSNIRILPHASPNIPIWSGKDSERPDKLLIVSEQGLGDTLQFMRFLPLLRKKDKKVYFCAQEKLHGLIRNSKIDLDPLSPNKANKFSEGKWIPLLSLPKILNFRPNNQLIKAPYIYSDDYLINKWKLLFSKYEEKIIGIHWQGNPETEQGIHKGRSLLLNEFSTLAENSKCKFLSLQKGYGEEQLKDCLFKDKFVDFQKEVNEIWDFVETSSIIENCDLIITSDSAVAHLAAGMGKKTWLLLQKIPDWRWGLKGSDTFWYENMEIFRQVERNNWREVMIRVSIRLNNFLNN
- a CDS encoding MauE/DoxX family redox-associated membrane protein, translated to MKIKSFTPLIAVFGTSFLITITLLKSFQIFMGISICLLAMLKLMDIEAFGTSYKKYDLISSKFDSWIYIYPFCELLIGISFLNSSPPSLIVFIALILGISGMISVFKAVYLDKLKLNCACIGGYAKTPLGIISFIENLLMAIMSVLILIK